Below is a genomic region from Sorghum bicolor cultivar BTx623 chromosome 9, Sorghum_bicolor_NCBIv3, whole genome shotgun sequence.
GATGTTGAGCCACTTGCGCATCACCACCCTGTTCCACAGCTGCGGCACGCAGCCCCAATCCGCGCCGCAACACAACACCATCTCAGCCCACCTCTGCATCACAAAATCCTTCGTCCCGCACAAACCAGAGGCAAgaacagcaaaaaaaaaaggatcaGAATTTGATCCTAGAAACAGCAGGTTGAAGAACTTAAGCGAAGAAACCTCGAACAACTAACCTGCATCTGCATCCCGCCGCCGTTCCGCAGCGCCTGGGAGGCGCCGGCCGAAGCGGCCATGGCTGCCTCGTGGTGCGCTCGGTGAGGCGGGATAAATAGCCGCGGCAGGGAGGAGAGGGGGGAGGAAGAGGACGCCATACGCGCGACTGCAGCAGCTCCCCTACTCAGACGCCACACGAGCATGTCTGAGAGAACGAAACGTGATGGCCGCTTGGACCTCTTGCTAGTTGGCTTCCCTTTTTTTCTAGCGAAAAAATAGACCGACCAGTCTGTCTACTGATCTCTACTGTTCCAAGTACCTTCATTAACCTCTTTGagatttttaaaatatatttagattgaaaatataaaattatataTAATGCTAATATGTATCTCCTTTTTCGGTTGATTTTTTTAGTTGTTAACAATGCAAATATTTATGTTTAGAGAAATTTTACAGCGCTTGGGAATAATAAGAACCTTTCATTCGATTAGATCGAATGGTTAAAAATTAAGAAGAACTAACCTGGTGGAACTTAAGTCGTGGGCCGGAGCTACAAATTGGTGGGCCAGGAACTAGGTCTAAACTAAAGCTAAAAGGATAGAATTGTACTTCCGCACATAAATTTTTCTGAATCCACCTAACCTATAGCCGAATGCAGCGACCAACAATTTCAGATGAAGCCCATTCTATTCCGCGGCGACGGATGCCAAATCGACGACGCCGTACTACACAAATGCAATCACCAATTGTTTAATGCAGTTGGTCATTGTGGATGGGCAGCCGTTGATTTCTTGGACAAGCATCTAGCCCTTGCGGCATCCAGCAGGCCCTTGGACGAGCGCCGCCAAGCCGCAAGCCCCTGCACGTAGTCAGCGGGGAGCCCCTTCCACTTCAAGTAGCCGGAGCTTTGAGGCAGTACCTCGCAGGCGGCCACAGCAATGAGCCTTCCTGACGGTCTACGTGAAGACCCTACAAGTTGCCGGCGTCGAGGTTCTTCACTGAGGCGGCCGGCGGTGCGTGCTTTAGTTCGTGCGACAGAGAAAGGAAGATGCCGATCAAAGTTTATGTGCCAAGTAAAATAACTAAACTACCCTTAGTTACatttaattagtttattttacaTCAAACGGTTGGAAAATTTTATGTTGAGAGGAACCACCGGTTCCTCCCAAGCATGGTAACAAATCTCTTATGTTTAAGCTAAATGATGATTTATTGGAATTGTAACTTGATACTAATCTTTTTAGTTTGGCGAGATATGTCCATGATCAAAAGCTAACCAATTCACTTTGAACTTTGCAGGAAGAATGATTAGCATATGGAATGTTCCAAGATCGTACGTGGGCACCATAAAGAGTTTGTTTCTTTTTCCTCCCCCGGTcttatttagtttccaaaaagttgtcaacaaatttagattcttcatcacatcgaatcttacggcgtatgcatagaatattaaatataaacgaaaataaaaattaattacacagtttatctataatttgtgagacgaatcgtttgagcctagttagtccatgattggacaatatttgttaaatacaaacgaaaatgctacagtatccgaAATTTCCAAATTttgtgaactgaacaaggcctaatcaCAGTATCAATTCTTGCTTTAGATGTATCTGAATCTGAAGCCTGATGAAACGTACGGCGAAGCCGATAGCTTtcattttaggtcttgtttagttgggaaAAAAATTACATTttgggaactgtagcactttcgtttgtttgtgataaatattatccaattataaactaattagagtcaaaagattcatctcgcaatttacaggcaaactttgtacttagtttttgttttcgtctaaatttaatactctatgcatgtgacgcaagattcgatgtgacggagaatcttgaaattttttgcgaaGGCGTCAAGGCCTTAGTATAGGCTTTCTTGTGTCTTTGCCCTACACCGATAAGAGTAATCATCAGTTAGGCACAAAACGAAACATGGACATGGATTTTTCTTCCCATTTCGTCAGCAagccagagccagcaaaacCCATCTCTTTCAGAAAGTCCTCTTGGCACGTCTCAGAATCCTTGCCTTGCGCTTACTAATGCTGTTACTATTGCCATGTACTGTTCATTCGGGTTTGATTGTGGCATAGTTCTATAGCTGGAATTCGGTTTATCGTTGGATGAACTGCATTACTGATATTAATCCTAAGAAAAAAACCTTAGGTACAGCTAATCCGTGAACAGCCAGCCATCAACACTATACAAATAAGATAGTTCAATCTATGGTAATTGGGGGCCTCCTAAAAGGATCTACTCATGTTTCTACAAGAAATATGGTGGAAATGCTGCCACATCATGCTTTAAGTTAATGATGATGTTGCTTTGTTCTTTATTTCCATAAGCAATAATGTGTTGTTTTAAGAGCAGACTGGGATCTAAAAGGCTGCCTGTAAACCACATATTTTAATTTAATATTGTTTTTGGCACAAAAAAAAAGGTAAACCATACACTTAACTGTCACGTACCAACTAATTCTGCCCCCACCCACTTGATTTGCAGGAATTTCTGAAATTTGCAGTGACAATTGCCTCGGCGACAAATGTGATGGATAATTAGTATTTCTCGTTTCTTTCTGTTTTCTAGCACTTTCTGATTTAAAATATTAATTACCGATTATTTTGAACGGCGACAGGATTTTTAACTGACGTCCCATCCCAATCAAAAAAAGTTATCATCGCTTTTTCTCTCTCTAAATTTTATAAATTAGTAGTTGAAATGGGGAACCACTTTTGAGGCCCATAAATGCTTTCATGCACAAAGCATGGTGGCCATATATCTTTTTTGAATATAAGTGGTTATTTGCAAATCGTAGTTCATGTCACGGAAACatgcttttttaaaaaatatttttctagaaGCATCTAATGTGAAGGCGGTAATTGACTACCCAAAGGTGAAAGGTCTATACTTAATTAAGAAAAGGAGTACACATTTCATTTCCTAAGGAATTTATTTAGATTAGTAAGAAATATTAATAAACATAGTTTATGATTTATAAACTTGAGATATTTAtactgtgtttttttttttttttgaaggggGAAGTAAACCGGTCGCCCAAAGGGGGATCCGGCCGGCGTTCGCCAGGTAGGACGTCCGCCGTTATGGCCCATGGGCCACCATGGAGTCTGCGGTGGCAGCTCGCGGCGAGGTCACCAGCTATGGGCCACCAGCTCGGCTTCGCGTCTCTGAGCATCCTCCCCACTCGTGCGTAAGGCCGATGAGGGGAGCTCGCCGCCGTTTGGCCGGAAGCTCCACAGTTCACACCGGCGACAAAGGTGAGGGATCCCCTTTGGCTAAAAACATACGCCTCCTAAAGAAATGTTTGTATGTAGAGGGAAATATGCCTCTTCATTTCATTTTCTAGGCCTTTTCTTGTGTTAGTACCTGCGTGGATTACATTTCTCCGGATGCATTCAGATTCTCTGTTTATTCTGAACAGCGAGAGCGCTTTTGATCTGTGCggtaattaataaaaaaaaaactcggCCACAGGGGGGAAGAAGCCCCCTGGATATTGAAATGATAATCTGCTTAGttggaagttttttttttcactgtCAACGGGGGGAGAGTATCCCATCCTCTAATTTTCAGTAACACATTATATATTCAGAGCTTCAGTTTTTATCTCAACCTCTGAATTTCTCTACTTCAGCAAGGACTGTGAACAACAAGGATTCAGGgttcagttgctgcaaaagccaATATTCAGGAATTCAGCACCTGAGTTTCATTTAATCCAATAGACGAAATTGCAAGGTGATGTTTTGCTAAGAAGTAGCTTGAAACTATGGAGTACTGGAGTAGTAGTTAACGAATATATGAAGCACTCAAAAAAATAATTGGAGATATTATCTAAATTTCACTATTCAAGAAAAAAAGTAAAGAACTTGTTGTACAGTTCTTATGGATTCTTTATTACATGATAATTTACTTCTGAGTTTTCAAGCGATAGCATCAATCTAGCCAAAGACACTATATGATTTTACACTTatacatcaaagaaaataagaaaaaataaatcttcctcgttgaaaggaaagtgataaCAGTATGGGGAAATAAGAGAAACAAATACTGTACACAAGAGACTGTCCTATGACTTTGATCAATCATCGAAATGACTATTTATTCAAACCAATGGCATCATAATTCGAAAATGGCATGGATGCAATGGCTAGAAAAGGGTCCGTAATCATGGTCTCGCAGATACCACACCCTTGATCAAATGAGTAGCAAACATGGAAATGGACATCCTACTCCTACTAATCTGTGCTATGCAATTGAATCTTTCTGACAGATTTGGAGATCAAGCATTGGCGTTGCATTACATCATCTTGGTTGGAACTTGAGCTAGGAAATTGCTTGGCTCACGGCTCGATGGTGTTTGGTTCAAGATGTGCTTCCTTCCTCGATAACAGTTGATCCTCAAGCTCTGCATTTGCTGAATGTTAGAGCTTTCTGCAGCCTCCTGAGGCAGACAACTTCGACATCTGCCATATAAACTGCTGTCACAGGGCGATGATCAGATAACATAAGCTCTGCCCTCTTGTAGGAAAGTAGCTTTGTTCCCTTCCCATATGAGAGAATGCGGTCGCACCTATACAAGCAAGTGAGAATGTTAATTTCCTTATTTCCGTagaggaaaaagtctacttacCCCCCTAAAGTATTGACCTGTGTCTAACTTAGGCCCCAACTACAAAACTAGGTAACGTACACTCTAAAATTTGGAAAACAGGGCAACGAACCCCCTGGGTGGTTTGGGATGGTGGTTTTGGTGATGTGGCAGCCAGCGTGTCAGCGGTATTGACACAGTGGCCATGGCAATGGGTGGGGACGATCACGCCACCGTGTCAATAACGCTGACACGCTGGCTGCCACGTCACCAAAACGGCCCTCCCAAACCGCCCAAGGGGTTCGTTGCCCTGTTTTCCAAATTTTAGAGTGTAGGTTACCTGGTTTTGTAGTTGGGGGCCTAGGTTAGACACAAGTCAATACTTCAGGGGGgtaagtagactttttcctttctGTAGACATATCTTCATGTTCGATGTCTTGTAGAATGATTAAAATGAACCAGAATGAATCTCATGAACCAAAAAGGTGGAGCATACCATGCAGGTGTTCTTCTCCCAGATTTCGTCGCATCACTTacatatttttctgagttaaACTCATATTTATATGTTGGGGGAAAGATGATAGGTCCTTCAACCCAACCGTCAAATGTGCACCCTTTCCCTAGTTCTTTTTTCAGCTATCACAGAAAGAAGCATGAGCTGGAAACTCTGTGCAGGTAATGGATGTATTAGGATATCTAAATTACCTGATCCATCTTAAACAATGCATCCCAGTCCTGTTTGGAGATGAGTTCGTGTGTCGTCTCATATGATAAATTTAGCCGATAGTTGAGATCCCCTAACAATATAATCCTTCTGAAAAATTTAAGGGCGCATTTAATATAGAAGCCATGGAATAGTTGATTCAGTGCATATTGGAGCATATTGCAAAGTATTGAAGACACGGATTAACTCACTCATGGTCATGTATTCTTCGGGGCATGCCTACCATATGAATTGGGTTAAAACCTGTCCTTCtatggatttcttcaacatttgTGTTTCTCTTTAGTTCATCGCCATTTTTTTCACCAGAGGCCAGGTGGCAACATACAAAGCAAAAATGAGTTTCATGTATAGTCATGCTCACTGATATTGATCCCTGAAGCATATTGAAGGAACAAATGTTAGCATGTGATTTATTTGGACAAACAAATTTAAACAAGTATGTGCATGATGAATACAATAGTAAGTAGCTACATGTTAACATTCTTGAAAGTATGGTAGCATCAAAACATGCATTTTTCAACTCCAGTTCTCAGGAGAAATACATTTCAAATCGTTGTGGACAATGTGACGAGCAACATTTTAGGATTCCAAGTATGAGACAATTATTGTTGTAATATAAAGCTGCATGAGTAATAATAAAAGACATAAATTTGGCACTTGCCTTGTTACCAATAAAACCCCTTGTACCTACTCCTACAATTGATactctcaaattctgaatgtgcTTCTGCAGGCTTCTCCGAACCCATACCGAAAGAAATACTCCTACCATTTGCTTGCTTATTACCCGTATATACTGATGTCTTTTCCTTTTAACCCCACTATAATTGTTAACACCACAAGCTAAATCCAATGGCTGAAGATGGCGAGCTGAATTGGATGATTTTGCATTGTGCGACAGATGAAGCTCACCGTTACTATTATTGTTGGATTCATTATGCAATTCATTGTCCATTACAAAAACACAATCTGATGGATTGAACCTTGCTGGTGGAAAGTTACGGCATTTGAACTTTGATTTATCCGAACACTTCTTATTCAAAGTTTCATGGATGATATGCTCCCATATTGCAACTGGACGAGTGTCTTCAGTTCCAATCATATACCCTTCTTCTAGTGGGATAATCTCTTGAAATCTGAAAGATAACAGTAGTTTTAATGGTAAATGAAATATAACAGTAGTTTTAATGGTAAATGAAACTCGTTATTTTAATAAATATAAGTTAATTGCATCAGTATTGCATCATTTCATAGCCAAATAGCAGCACATGGGCCTACAATATATGAATAACAGCTTGCTTACTTGAATACCTGTCACATTTAATATAGTTACATCATGTGATTGCTAAACGAATTTCAAATCTAACAGGTTCCCAGTCCATGTGTCCCAAACAGTTTTAGTGGGTTCCTAAGATTGAATGCAGTATACCAGGTTTTGGTATGATTTAGCACAGGTATGTATCACAGATCATTTTCTTGCAAAATATGAAAAACAAGGTTTGCATATTGATTTTTTTCCCTTGAGAACTCGTCAGCAGGTTTGGCCCACCTGAAAAGGGAAGGTTTATTTGAGAGAGAAAAATTACCCAAGAACATAAATATCAGCTGGTTCATCTATATCCAACCATTCTTGAATATCCAAGTCATTGGGTGGGCATATGCTTCCAACATTCCATGTTCCTGCGCAGATCCTGTATATTAAAAATTTGTGGTTCAGATGAAAGAACATAATTACAAATTACTGAAGAAGTAGCATGCTTTATATATTTCAGCCAACAAGTAGCAGCTGAGTTCGACTACTGGTACTGACATTCTATCACTGTACCAGGAGTATGAGTGAGCAGCAGGAATGCCATTCCAGTCCAAAGAAATGCTGGGAGAAGAAATGCTAACAGTAGACTGAATCTGTATGGCTGTACCTGAGTTCTCTAACGTCAACATACTGAGCACGAATGATCTCGGATTTCTGCCTTCTAAGCCTGCATGGTGCAGCCTCCATTTGACTATCTGAGAGGCAAATTAGACTGCATTAGCATACAGGGCGGCATGCAGAACAATGAACGACGACCGCAATATAAAGCgttaaagaatttttttttttttgaaaggaatggcaggagctctgcctctCGATTAATGAAGAAGTGAAAAAGTTTTTTAATGTACAGATTATAAAAACAGCTGCAACACAGCGGAGCACTGGAAGAAAAACAAACTCTAGCTTTTTCTAGCCTGCTCCCTCAAGAGCCCTCTTTCATTGTGCAATGTCTTCTTTGATTTTTGAAGCAACCGACAAGACCGATTCATGTGCGTTGTTGAAAATTCTATGATTTCTCTTTTTCCAAAGATTTCAGCATGTGTAAATGACTAAGCCGTTGAAGcactttctttcttcttttgtgACTTTGAGTACGGTGTCCTCCCACCATGGACTCAAGCAAGCGGGGTCTTGATCGAACTGGGTTAATCGGGTGTCAAAATGCTCCTAGTTTAGGATTTGATTTCATACCACCTTGGCGAATGGGCAAAGTAGGGAAAGATGTAAGCATGTTTCTAAGGGGCTCTTATAGCGATCCTGGTGAGGCCATCCTCTTCTCTGAAGGTTATCCGCCGTTAGTATTTTTCTTGTACTAGGATCCATGAGAAGACTTTGCACTTGTTTCCCGCTTGAGCCTTCCAAATGAGATCGCTTTTGAAGATGGCATAAGATCCTTTGAACTGAATCCTATACTTGGAGCGGGTGGAGTAGGAACCATCTGCAGTCCATCGCCAAATAATGGAGTCCCTTACGCCCGGCTGCAGGTGGACGGGCTTGGATTCTTATCCAAAGGGAGACAAATTCCTCCATGTGCTCTGTGGTGCTGACACGATTTCTTAGGTAGTGTATCCATCTGTCATTGTCTAGCTCTTGCTGCACTTATCTGTTTTTCCTTGCAACCAGCTCGACCAAGTGCGGGGCAAGGTTTTTGGGGGCTTCGCCATCAAGCTAGTTATCGTGCCAGAAACAAGGCTTGGCTCCGTCACCAATTGTGATCATGGTTGGGGCTCTAAAGAGGAGGCGGTCATCCTTATTATAGGGGGAGTTCAGAGCATGCCCATGGTTTGGACTCATCAGTCCAGTCCTGCCAAAGCCACCAAAGACGAAGAGCTCTTCCAAATTTCTCTATGTCAGGTATTCCTAGCCTGCCTAAGTTTTTTGGCCTAGCCACTGTCGCCTAGTTGACTAGGCAATGCTCGCCATTTGCATTTTTCTCTCCCTTCCAAAGAAAAGATCTCCTGATTTTGTCAATTTTCTTCTTAGCCCATGCAGCCAACAGAAATATTGTGAGATGATAAGTCGGCATGGATGAGAGTACAAAGGACACCAGCGTCAGTCGACCTGCTCTGTTGAGCCATTTTTCTTTCCAACCAGGAAGTCTTTGGCCAATATGCTCAATGAGCATCCTAAAGTGGAGCTACAAGCCTAGGTAATGACAAGGAGAAGGTGCTTTTGAcccagagaaagaggagagcacTTGCTCCAAGTCAACCTCATCACATCTAATAGGTGTACGACGAGCAATCGATTCTCCACCCTCTTTATCACGAGA
It encodes:
- the LOC8068981 gene encoding LOW QUALITY PROTEIN: type IV inositol polyphosphate 5-phosphatase 3 (The sequence of the model RefSeq protein was modified relative to this genomic sequence to represent the inferred CDS: deleted 1 base in 1 codon), whose translation is MAFPAASPRAPRMADHQDSQMEAAPCRLRRQKSEIIRAQYVDVRELRICAGTWNVGSICPPNDLDIQEWLDIDEPADIYVLGFQEIIPLEEGYMIGTEDTRPVAIWEHIIHETLNKKCSDKSKFKCRNFPPARFNPSDCVFVMDNELHNESNNNSNGELHLSHNAKSSNSARHLQPLDLACGVNNYSGVKRKRHQYIRVISKQMVGVFLSVWVRRSLQKHIQNLRVSIVGVGTRGFIGNKGSISVSMTIHETHFCFVCCHLASGEKNGDELKRNTNVEEIHRRTGFNPIHMVGMPRRIHDHERIILLGDLNYRLNLSYETTHELISKQDWDALFKMDQLKKELGKGCTFDGWVEGPIIFPPTYKYEFNSEKYVSDATKSGRRTPAWCDRILSYGKGTKLLSYKRAELMLSDHRPVTAVYMADVEVVCLRRLQKALTFSNAELEDQLLSRKEAHLEPNTIEP